The region ATAAACTTATTTCAATCTCCGGTTTTTTGTCGAACACCACCGTTGACTTAGAGCGAATCGTTGAAGAGATTTACGACGATCCAACTACAGGTTACATAAGGTTGTTCGTTATGGGTCAGGAAAATGTATGGGTGACATTCAGAAAAAACGAAACAATTTATTTTTCAAGGGAATTAAAACCGGGTCTGGCTCCTTACAAATTTTATTATTTCAAATCTCCCGCTGTTCAAACGGAATATTCGCTGGAAATTCCAAGAGATTGTACAATTGTTATTGGAAAACCTGGTCTGGTTTCTTTCCTTGTTTACGGCGTTGGCACAAGATACCATCCAACAAAGATAGTTACCTGGAAAGATGCAAAGATAAGCAATTTAGAAGCAGATCTGAGTTTATATATACCAAAATAAGAGGAGCCTGTAAGAACAGGCTCCTCAGGCAGCTTGGTTCCATCCAAGGGGGGATAGGGGGGTCGCTGTCCAGAAATAATACTAACGCCAAAGTTGTTAAATGTCAATGACAGAAAATAAATACAACGTTTAGAGGAGGTGACCCTTTGAGCAACGAAATTCTGAAGAAGACAAAACTTGCCCCGCAGGTTTATGATTTCATCATAAAAAATGAAGAGATTGCAAAAAGAGCAAAACCAGGTCAATTTGTTGTGGTAAGGATAGGGGAAAAAGGTGAGCGAATACCATTGACAATAGCAGATACTTATGAAAATAGCTTTAGAATGGTAGTGCGCGCGGTAGGAAAAACAACGTACGAGCTGTGTATGATGGAAGAAGGGCAGCATCTATCTGATATAGCTGGACCACTTGGGAATCCAAGTGAAATAGATTATTTTGGAGATGTGATGTTGATTGGCGGAGGTGTTGGCATAGCCACATTACTGCCAATTGCAAAGGAGTTGAAAAGATTCAACAACAGATTACATGTAATTCTTGGTGGGCGGAATAAAGATTACGTAATCATGCTCGAAGAATTTGAAAATCTCTGCGATGAATTGATAATTACGACTGATGATGGTTCTATGGGAATTAAAGGTGTTGTAACTGATGGCATGGATCTGGTTATGAAAAATACGAAAATAAATATTGCATGGGCTGTTGGACCTACAATTATGATGAAATTCTGTAGCATCAAGGCAAAAGAGCTTGGAATAGAAAAGATCTGGGTTTCACTCAATCCTATTATGATAGATGGCACCGGTATGTGTGGGGCATGCAGAGTAACTGTTGATGGAAAAATGAAATTTGCGTGTGTTGATGGTCCAGAATTTGACGGGGAAAAGGTTGATTGGGATGAGCTACTTAAGCGTTTGAGTCAGTACAGAGACGAAGAGGAAATAAGTTTTGGAAAATTCAAAGAACAAGTGGGTGATCTTTCATGGCTTTAAAGCCTCCAGCAAAGAAAGTGCGTATGAAAGAGCAGGAACCTCAGGAACGAATCCACAATTTTTTTGAAGTTGCTCTTGGTTATTCAGAGCGTGAAGCAATGGAAGAAGCTAAAAGATGTTTGCAGTGCGTTCATCACCCATGTGTAAGCGGTTGTCCTGTTGGGATAGATATTCCCGGTTTTATAAAAAAGATTAAAGAAAATAGATTTTATGAAGCGGTAAAAATTCTCAAATATTACAATAACCTTCCGGCTGTTTGTGGAAGGGTATGCCCACAGGAAACTCAATGTGAAGCAAAGTGTGTTGTTGGGAAAATACCTGGTTCTGAGCCTGTTGCCATAGGTAGGCTGGAAAGATTTGTCGCAGACTGGGAAGCTGTTAATGTTAAAGACAATCAAATCGAATTGCCCGAAAATAAAAATAAAAAAGTGGCTGTGATTGGCTCTGGACCTGCCGGATTAACAGCGGCTGCCGATCTTGCAAAGCAGGGTTATGTGGTTGATGTATTCGAAGCACTTCATAAACCAGGTGGTGTCCTTGTTTATGGTATACCGGAATTCAGGTTGCCAAAATCCATAGTTGACAGAGAGATTGCTTACATTAAATCCCTCTCCGTTAGAATTTTGGTAAATACACCTGTGGGCAGAGCAGTAACTGTTGAAGAGTTGCTGCAAAATTACGATGCCATCTTTATTGGAGTTGGTGCCGGTACACCGAAATTCATGAATATCCCGGGAACCAATTTGAATGGTGTTTATTCTGCAAATGAATTTCTTACAAGAGTAAATTTGATGAAAGCTTATCTCTTTCCAGAATTTGACACGCCGATAAGAAAGGGAAAGAAAGTAGTTGTGGTCGGAGGAGGAAATGTCGCTATGGATGCGGCAAGGAGTGCCCTGAGGCTTGGCGCACAAGAGGTAACAGTTATTTATAGAAGAACAGAGCAGGAAATGCCTGCTCGAAAAGAAGAGTATTTCCATGCTGTTGAAGAAGGTGTACATTTCCGATGGCTTACGCAACCAATTGAGTATCTCGGTGATGAAAAAGGTACTTTGATTGGTGTGAGATGCATAACGATGGAGCTTGGGGAACCAGATAAAACTGGCAGAAGAAAACCTATACCCATAGAGGATAGTGATTTTGTCATTGAAGCGGACACAGTTGTTGAAGCTATCGGTACGGACGCAAACAGGTTTCTGCTGAATCAGTTTAAAGGATTATCAATAAATAAATGGGGTTATATTGTTGCGGACGAACAAACAGGCGCGACAACTCTGAAAAAAGTCTTTGCAGGTGGTGACATTGTTACTGGCGCCGCTACGGTTATAGAGGCCATGGGAGCGGGAAAAAAAGCTGCATACTGGATAGGAAAGTATCTTGAAGGCGAGTTCAATCCTTGGAAGTGAGAGGGAGTTTTAGATGAAAATAACTTGTATATTTGTTAATATTTCGGAGGAATTTGTCAAGCAAGTGAGAAATTTTTTCAGATTGTCAGAGTTCAATTTGAGATGTGTTTTCGTTTCGAATGATGTCGATGAAATAACCGAGATGATTTTCAATTATGCTGAAAAAGAAAACGATCTTTTACTTGTTTTTGGTGGTGTTGATACAAGAGAAGGAGCGACTTCAAGCATAGCATTGAAGCGTATATGCGATCAGAGAGTGTACACACTTGAAACATTAGTTTGCGAAATGCTTGCCAGGGAAAAAAGATGCCTCCTCACATCTCCCACAGTTGGAATGAGGAGAAAAACTCTGATTATGTGCTTGCCTCAGGATGAATCTGTCTTCAATATAATATCTCTGGCGATAGGTGCATTGAAAGGCGGATGAACCGCCTTTCATTTACTGTAAACCATATTACCCTCTATAAAAACTTTTTCCACAACGGATTTCATATCGAAAGGATGCCCTGACCATATAACTATGTCAGCGTCCTTTCCTGGTTCGAGAGAGCCTACCTTTTCTGATAAACCAAGAATTGTGGCAGGATTTATTGTTAACATTTTCAGTAACTCTTCTTCTTTAACACCATATCTCATTGCCGCTGCAGCCTGGACAGTCGCATGTTCAAGTGGTATGACAGGATGATCGCACATCAGAGCAGTTAAAACACCTTTTTCTGATAAAATTTTTAAAGCTCCCATTGTCATATCTCTGAGTTCAAGTTTGGTTGCAAAAGTAAGCAAAGGACCAGCGACAACGGGTACCTTTTTTGATGCCAGTATATCCGCTATTTTGTATCCTTCAGTACAATGTTCAATTACGAAGCTCAGGTTGAATTCTTCCGCTATTCTAATAGCAGTCAATATATCATCTGCTCTATGAGCGTGCATTCTTGCAGGAAGTTCTCTTTTGAGTAATTTTTCACCCACTTCGTATTTTGGATCTCTCTCGGTAAATTCTTTGCCTTCTTTCAAAATTGACTCTTTCTTTTTCATATAATCCTGGGATTTCATAAGAAATGATCTGATAACCGACGCGGTACCCATTCGAGTGTTTGGCATAATTTTTTTCTCTGAATATACACGTTTGGGATTTTCTCCGAAAGCCATTTTAACACCCGCGGGATTTTTGATACACATCTCAGCAGCCGTTTTTCCGTTGAATTTTGCTATGAATCCCTGCCCACCGACCGGGTTGGCACTTCCCATAACTACGAAAACAGTTGTAACACCTCCAGATAGAGCTTTACTTATAGCCACATCGTCTGGATAAAAAGCATCAAGAGCTTGCAAATGTGCTGTCACTGGATCAGTCATTTCGTTACCTTCGCTCTCCGTTGCCCCAAGGCCCTCTGGATACAACCCAATATGGCAATGGGCATCGATAAAACCCGGGAAAAGATATTTTCCCGATACATCAAAAATCTCTGTACCTTTGCCGGGTTTGATCTTCTCGCCAATTTGCCTGATTTTGCCATTTTCTACCAGTACATCGCCAGTGAAAGGCTTTTTGCTTATTGGAAAAACGTGTGCTCCCTTGAAAAGAATCTTCACAGTTTCACCTCCAGAATTGTTAGTAATACGCACTTTCAGTATATCACAAAAAATCACGCTATTGTTTTAAATTTGTGTTATTATTAAAAGGAAAAGCAAAATGTGGGGGAGACTTTGTTGAGTAAATTGAATAAACTTTTGATTTTTCTAATAGCCCTCTGTATTTTCCTGCTCAGTCTGTACATTTTTTATCTTTCAAATAGCACAAAAGCGCGTCAAAGGATTATACAGGCGGAAAAAACTCTGAAGGGAGCTGTTGAATTTGTTGGAATGACGGTGCATGAAAACTTCTTTCGCGATGATAATGTGTACAGAGCAGTAATCCAGGAAGATGAGGTTTTCTTGAAGCAAAAACTACAGGAGATAATTGATAAATATCCAAATGTGATCAGGGTATATATCCAGGAAGTTGAACAGGAATACCTCAATTCTTTAGAAATTTTTACTGTGGATATTGTAAATGGAAATTTCAGGCTAAGTTTCAAAATTTGCAAAAAGGATCTTTCCGCTTACGTTTCGGGAAAACTTGCGCGAGTGATCCTGAATGCGCAGCAGTTTATAAACTCTCTCGGTTTTGATGATATACAGATCAATGGTGCATCGTACGAATACAGTGGCCCATTGATTTCTTCTCTTGAGATTTTGACATCCGCTTTAATAGCGTTATGCTCAACTTTCATTTTTGCTTTTGTGGCCCGATGGAGAAAATTAAACTTAGAGAAAAGGTATCATGAGAAACTCCACAGGAGGACACTTTGTCAGGAAGCTATACTTAATTTCACGAAAATCGTCTTGAGCGGTCAGGTGGAAGATAGTTATCAGTTTCTTCTGGAAAAGGCTGTTGAGCTTGTTCCTGGTGCCCAGGCTGGAAGTTTGCTGATGAAGAAAAACGATGTTTTTGTTCTAACGCATGTTGCTGGATACGATCCAAAAATAGCTGGTAAGATGTTTTTCAAACCCCATGAACTGGCGCAGCAAATTGATGGAAGAATCAGAATAATAAAAGATCTGCACCAGATCAATACCCAGAACTTAGATGAGGTGAGAAAGGAATTCCTCTACTCAGTTGATAAAGTTGCTAAGATAAAATCTTTGCTATCTATTCCCATCATTGCAAAAGATGAAGTTGTTGCATTTTTGAATCTCGATAACTTTGAAAACGAGAACGCTTTTAATGAGGAAGCTGTAAACATAGCAGAACTTTTTGCGGGCCATGTTGGTGTATTGTTCGAACGAATGAGACTGGAGGAAGAATTGAAAATTCAAAAACAGTTGATGGAATATCTTTCATACCATGATCCACTTACAGATTTGCCAAACAGAAGAATGCTTGAAGAATACGTTGAAAAAACTTTCGCCATTGCGAGCCGGGAAAACAAACCAGTATGTGTTATATATATGGATCTTTATAAATTCAAAGATGTAAACGACACATTTGGCCATCCTGTTGGGGATGATCTACTGAAAATTCTGGGCAACCGATTGAAAAAAGAAATCAGGCGAGGAGATATGGTTGCCAGATTTGGTGGAGATGAGTTTGTTTTTGTTCTTTATGATGTCTCAGTAGAAGGAGCCATAGAGTTCTCCAGGCGCCTGCTTGAATTTATTCAAAAACCAATCGTGCTTCAGAATAAGATTTTTACAATTTCTGCCAATCTTGGAATAGCGGTTTATCCGGCAGATGGCGATAACTTTGAAACTGTTTTGAGAAATGCAGACATGGCTCTTTATACTGCCAAAAGGAAAGAACAACCATTTGCCATTTTTTCACAAATATCTCAATCTTGAGTGGGGGTGTATTTGTATGAAAAAATGGGCGCTACTTTTTTCGGCCTTTTTGCTGCTGTGTGGTTGTTTAAAACTTGACAGTTCAAAAGGATCTCTGGTTGTAAAAATCCTCAGTGAGAAAGTAATTCCTGATTCAACAGCTGTTCAAGGACTGATAATTCTTCAAAACGACTCCAGGACGATTCAACAGTTTTTCAATTTTCCCGGTCAGTCAGAGATCGGTTTTGAAGGACTTGAAACGGGTTTCTGGAATATTGAGGTAAATTTGCTCGACAGCCATGGATATGCTTTGTATTCTGCACATAAACAGGTAACTGTTGTTGCTGGTCAGACGACAAGCACTTCGATTAGCTTAGAGTTGAATAAGGCGGATTTGGAGCTTGTGATTTCTGTTAATTCTGATCAGATTGATCGAATTAATATAGAACTTTCATGTAACGAGGAGAAAATAGAAGAACAATCTACAGTGATCAACAATGCAGCATTCTTTAATTTTAGCGGGCTACTCAGTGCAGTATGGAATCTGAGAATAGAGCTCTATTCTCTTGACAACTTGATCATGGTTTGCCCTTCAAGTGGAGCTTATGGATTAGAACTTCAGCCAGGGAGAACGAATGTTTTTCAGATAGAGATAGATAACTTTGGATCAGTTACAATAGAGATTTTGAGCAATGATCTGGAAGCAGTTTCAAATGCGACCGCCGTAAATCTTGATGAAGGAATAAGTATACAATGGGAAGCGGTTTATGGGGCAGATTACTACGACATATACAGAAAAGAAGGAAATCTGTGGGTTAAAATGAATACCGATGATCTTTCGGAAACAAATTTTGTTGACACATATGTTGAAGAAGGCGAAGAGTACAGTTATGTCATAAACGCAAGATCTATCGATGGAAAACACAGCGGTTTTTCCCAGCCATTCACAATTGTTCGTGATATCAGGAGAGTATTTGTGTTTTCAAATGAAAAAATCTATGTATTCCACTGGAATGAAGACAGACTCGATAATTTTCAGGAAATACAGGTTTCAGAAACTCTGCTTGATATAGGGGCTGAAAACAGATACCTGATCACAGTTGGTCACTATCCTTGTACATTTACAAGATACAATGGAACTACCTTTTCTAAAGAATGCCAGAACATTTTTCAAGCCTACCCACTTTCTGCTTCTTTTAATGGCGATTATTTTTATACTGTTGCAGGGAATTATCTACTAAAATTAAGCAGTAAAACGCTGGATTATCAGCAATTTCCTTTTCCTGGAGTTGCAAGAATTTCTGTTGATGACTTTTTGTGCGCAGCAGATAATACCGGAATGGTGAGTATATACGCGCTCTCGGATTTTTCAAACTATCTTGATAGAGTTAACGGTTCATTTGCATTCACCAGGGGAGGAAGTGTTTATGTGTTTTCCCAGGGGCAGATCAATATTTACCACGTGGATGGGCAGGATGTTACTCTGAACAAACAGATAGCATTCAGTAGAGACCCCTTGAATATGCGTGTTTATAATAACTACATCTATGCAGGAACAGATAATGGAGTATACATAATAAACATAGATGATGGCAGTCAGAATACGATTGCTTCAGGATTGTTGATACGTGATCTGGAAATCTTCGATAAAAAACTTTATATTGTCGAGAATAACGAGTTACTGGTTTATGATTTGATCAATCCATCGATGCCTGTTTTCATAACTTCGACGATCTTTCCAGTTAATTGTTTTGGAGTGAGTGTTGATTGAAAGGAGGATTATCTATGTGGTTGATCATTTCAGACACGCATGATAATATACCAAAAATACGCCAATTTCTTGATGAAGCGAAGAGAAGAAATGTAACTCACATCTTTCATTGTGGAGATGTAATTTCTCCCTTTGCACTTGCCGAGTTTCTCAAGCAAGACTGTGATTTTTATGGTGTGTTTGGAAATAATGACGGAGAAAAAATATTGCTGAATCAGAAATCCTCCGGCAGAATGAAGAAAGGCCCAGCTGAACTGATTATCAGCAAATACAGAATTTTGATGATGCACGAACCGATTAGTATCGATGCTTTTTTAGAAGCGAATTTCTTCGATTTTGTTTTTTACGGCCACACACACAAAGTGGATGTGAGAAAAAGTTCAAAAACTGTGGTCCTGAACCCGGGAGATGCAAGTGGGTATCTATCTAATCAAGCTACAGCTGTTTTTCTCGAACCTGAGACTGGACAACTCGAAGTGTACCATTTGTGACGAATATATTGCAATTTTGTAAAGCAGGGGCGACTTGAAATCATTCGATTTTCCCATGTAATGCGAC is a window of Pseudothermotoga elfii DSM 9442 = NBRC 107921 DNA encoding:
- a CDS encoding sulfide/dihydroorotate dehydrogenase-like FAD/NAD-binding protein, with the translated sequence MSNEILKKTKLAPQVYDFIIKNEEIAKRAKPGQFVVVRIGEKGERIPLTIADTYENSFRMVVRAVGKTTYELCMMEEGQHLSDIAGPLGNPSEIDYFGDVMLIGGGVGIATLLPIAKELKRFNNRLHVILGGRNKDYVIMLEEFENLCDELIITTDDGSMGIKGVVTDGMDLVMKNTKINIAWAVGPTIMMKFCSIKAKELGIEKIWVSLNPIMIDGTGMCGACRVTVDGKMKFACVDGPEFDGEKVDWDELLKRLSQYRDEEEISFGKFKEQVGDLSWL
- the gltA gene encoding NADPH-dependent glutamate synthase codes for the protein MALKPPAKKVRMKEQEPQERIHNFFEVALGYSEREAMEEAKRCLQCVHHPCVSGCPVGIDIPGFIKKIKENRFYEAVKILKYYNNLPAVCGRVCPQETQCEAKCVVGKIPGSEPVAIGRLERFVADWEAVNVKDNQIELPENKNKKVAVIGSGPAGLTAAADLAKQGYVVDVFEALHKPGGVLVYGIPEFRLPKSIVDREIAYIKSLSVRILVNTPVGRAVTVEELLQNYDAIFIGVGAGTPKFMNIPGTNLNGVYSANEFLTRVNLMKAYLFPEFDTPIRKGKKVVVVGGGNVAMDAARSALRLGAQEVTVIYRRTEQEMPARKEEYFHAVEEGVHFRWLTQPIEYLGDEKGTLIGVRCITMELGEPDKTGRRKPIPIEDSDFVIEADTVVEAIGTDANRFLLNQFKGLSINKWGYIVADEQTGATTLKKVFAGGDIVTGAATVIEAMGAGKKAAYWIGKYLEGEFNPWK
- a CDS encoding amidohydrolase, whose protein sequence is MKILFKGAHVFPISKKPFTGDVLVENGKIRQIGEKIKPGKGTEIFDVSGKYLFPGFIDAHCHIGLYPEGLGATESEGNEMTDPVTAHLQALDAFYPDDVAISKALSGGVTTVFVVMGSANPVGGQGFIAKFNGKTAAEMCIKNPAGVKMAFGENPKRVYSEKKIMPNTRMGTASVIRSFLMKSQDYMKKKESILKEGKEFTERDPKYEVGEKLLKRELPARMHAHRADDILTAIRIAEEFNLSFVIEHCTEGYKIADILASKKVPVVAGPLLTFATKLELRDMTMGALKILSEKGVLTALMCDHPVIPLEHATVQAAAAMRYGVKEEELLKMLTINPATILGLSEKVGSLEPGKDADIVIWSGHPFDMKSVVEKVFIEGNMVYSK
- a CDS encoding sensor domain-containing diguanylate cyclase is translated as MSKLNKLLIFLIALCIFLLSLYIFYLSNSTKARQRIIQAEKTLKGAVEFVGMTVHENFFRDDNVYRAVIQEDEVFLKQKLQEIIDKYPNVIRVYIQEVEQEYLNSLEIFTVDIVNGNFRLSFKICKKDLSAYVSGKLARVILNAQQFINSLGFDDIQINGASYEYSGPLISSLEILTSALIALCSTFIFAFVARWRKLNLEKRYHEKLHRRTLCQEAILNFTKIVLSGQVEDSYQFLLEKAVELVPGAQAGSLLMKKNDVFVLTHVAGYDPKIAGKMFFKPHELAQQIDGRIRIIKDLHQINTQNLDEVRKEFLYSVDKVAKIKSLLSIPIIAKDEVVAFLNLDNFENENAFNEEAVNIAELFAGHVGVLFERMRLEEELKIQKQLMEYLSYHDPLTDLPNRRMLEEYVEKTFAIASRENKPVCVIYMDLYKFKDVNDTFGHPVGDDLLKILGNRLKKEIRRGDMVARFGGDEFVFVLYDVSVEGAIEFSRRLLEFIQKPIVLQNKIFTISANLGIAVYPADGDNFETVLRNADMALYTAKRKEQPFAIFSQISQS
- a CDS encoding LVIVD repeat-containing protein, with the protein product MKKWALLFSAFLLLCGCLKLDSSKGSLVVKILSEKVIPDSTAVQGLIILQNDSRTIQQFFNFPGQSEIGFEGLETGFWNIEVNLLDSHGYALYSAHKQVTVVAGQTTSTSISLELNKADLELVISVNSDQIDRINIELSCNEEKIEEQSTVINNAAFFNFSGLLSAVWNLRIELYSLDNLIMVCPSSGAYGLELQPGRTNVFQIEIDNFGSVTIEILSNDLEAVSNATAVNLDEGISIQWEAVYGADYYDIYRKEGNLWVKMNTDDLSETNFVDTYVEEGEEYSYVINARSIDGKHSGFSQPFTIVRDIRRVFVFSNEKIYVFHWNEDRLDNFQEIQVSETLLDIGAENRYLITVGHYPCTFTRYNGTTFSKECQNIFQAYPLSASFNGDYFYTVAGNYLLKLSSKTLDYQQFPFPGVARISVDDFLCAADNTGMVSIYALSDFSNYLDRVNGSFAFTRGGSVYVFSQGQINIYHVDGQDVTLNKQIAFSRDPLNMRVYNNYIYAGTDNGVYIINIDDGSQNTIASGLLIRDLEIFDKKLYIVENNELLVYDLINPSMPVFITSTIFPVNCFGVSVD
- a CDS encoding metallophosphoesterase translates to MWLIISDTHDNIPKIRQFLDEAKRRNVTHIFHCGDVISPFALAEFLKQDCDFYGVFGNNDGEKILLNQKSSGRMKKGPAELIISKYRILMMHEPISIDAFLEANFFDFVFYGHTHKVDVRKSSKTVVLNPGDASGYLSNQATAVFLEPETGQLEVYHL